The following are encoded in a window of Microbacterium sp. LWO13-1.2 genomic DNA:
- a CDS encoding D-2-hydroxyacid dehydrogenase, protein MSEIKNRLRVVLAVPLSEEHCRLIEELEPRVELVRDHSLMHPMRGPADWSGDPDHVRTPQEQSAFDDMVDSADALFGIPDVDPAALARTVAANPQLRWVMTTAAGGGSQVKAAGLAREALDRIAFTTSAGVHGGPLAEFAVFGVIAGAKGLPRLLADQRARTWPERWEMRQVDEMTVLIVGLGGIGTECAQRFHALGARVWGTTRSGEPVDGVDRLIPLDELVDAAAEVDAIVVTLPGTEQTHHLVGAGVLAAVRPGTILASVGRGTVIDEDALLSALDDGRIGFAALDVFEKEPLDPASPLWSHPQVLVSPHTAALNSKEEERIARRFAENAARLLDGAPLRAVVDTVEFY, encoded by the coding sequence ATGTCGGAGATCAAGAACAGGCTGCGAGTCGTCCTGGCGGTGCCGCTGTCGGAGGAGCACTGCCGGTTGATCGAGGAGCTCGAACCGCGGGTGGAACTCGTCCGCGATCACTCTCTCATGCATCCCATGCGCGGACCGGCCGACTGGTCCGGTGACCCCGATCATGTACGCACTCCACAGGAGCAGTCGGCATTCGACGACATGGTCGATTCCGCCGACGCGCTGTTCGGCATTCCCGATGTCGATCCTGCGGCACTCGCGAGAACGGTCGCCGCCAACCCGCAGTTGCGCTGGGTGATGACCACCGCTGCCGGCGGGGGCAGCCAGGTCAAGGCGGCCGGACTCGCCCGCGAAGCGCTCGATCGCATCGCGTTCACGACCAGTGCCGGTGTGCACGGCGGTCCGCTCGCCGAGTTCGCGGTGTTCGGCGTCATCGCCGGAGCGAAAGGTCTTCCCCGGCTGCTGGCCGATCAGCGGGCGCGCACCTGGCCGGAGCGCTGGGAGATGCGTCAGGTCGATGAGATGACCGTTCTCATCGTGGGCCTGGGTGGCATCGGCACCGAATGCGCCCAGCGTTTCCATGCGCTCGGCGCCCGAGTCTGGGGCACGACGCGCTCCGGCGAGCCCGTCGACGGCGTGGACCGGTTGATCCCGCTCGACGAACTCGTCGACGCGGCAGCAGAAGTCGATGCCATCGTCGTGACGCTCCCCGGCACCGAGCAGACCCATCACCTCGTCGGTGCGGGGGTGCTCGCCGCGGTCCGACCCGGCACGATCCTCGCGAGCGTCGGACGTGGCACGGTGATCGATGAGGACGCACTCCTCTCGGCCCTCGACGACGGGCGCATCGGTTTCGCCGCCCTGGACGTGTTCGAGAAGGAGCCGCTCGATCCCGCATCGCCGCTGTGGTCGCACCCGCAGGTTCTGGTCAGCCCGCATACGGCAGCGCTGAACTCCAAGGAGGAGGAGCGGATCGCGCGGAGGTTCGCCGAGAACGCGGCGCGCCTGCTCGATGGCGCACCGTTGCGCGCCGTCGTCGATACCGTCGAGTTCTACTGA
- a CDS encoding NAD(P)-dependent oxidoreductase codes for MSSSPATVGVIGLGAMGHPMAEHLLAARGALVIHARRPQPQLMAAGASWADTPRELASQVDVLLAMLPDLPQLEELLDGEDGLLAGTGDLLILIGSTSSAPGIRALADRLHTQSDGRVRVVDCPVSGGEDGAQAGTLSIMLGGAEEDAERAAEILTACGRPVHLGPLGAGQVAKACNQLVVSATILALGEATVLAERSGLDLDAMWTLLSGGYAGSRLLDSRREKLVTGDDSPSGMAKYMLKDLRFAADIAEATETSAVLLPTLRHAFDELVAAGLGDRDIAVTRRFVASRDTETH; via the coding sequence ATGTCCTCCTCTCCAGCCACCGTCGGCGTGATCGGCTTGGGCGCTATGGGGCACCCCATGGCCGAGCATCTCCTCGCCGCACGCGGCGCACTCGTCATCCACGCACGGCGCCCGCAGCCGCAGCTCATGGCGGCCGGCGCCTCGTGGGCCGACACGCCCCGCGAACTCGCGTCCCAGGTCGACGTCCTGCTTGCCATGCTCCCCGACCTCCCGCAGCTCGAAGAGCTTCTCGACGGCGAGGACGGTCTCCTCGCCGGAACCGGCGACCTTCTGATCCTGATCGGATCGACGTCGTCCGCACCCGGAATCCGCGCTCTCGCCGACCGGCTGCACACGCAGTCCGACGGGCGCGTGCGCGTCGTCGACTGTCCGGTGTCCGGCGGTGAGGACGGCGCTCAGGCCGGCACCCTGTCGATCATGCTCGGCGGTGCCGAGGAGGATGCCGAACGAGCGGCGGAGATTCTGACCGCCTGCGGTCGCCCCGTTCATCTCGGCCCGCTCGGTGCCGGCCAGGTCGCGAAAGCCTGCAATCAACTCGTCGTCTCGGCCACCATCCTGGCGCTCGGCGAGGCGACCGTCCTTGCCGAGCGCTCCGGGCTCGACCTCGATGCGATGTGGACTCTGCTCTCCGGCGGCTACGCCGGATCCCGCCTGCTGGACAGCCGCCGGGAGAAGCTCGTCACCGGCGACGACTCGCCGAGCGGGATGGCGAAGTACATGCTGAAGGACCTGCGCTTCGCGGCCGACATCGCGGAAGCCACCGAAACGTCTGCTGTGCTTCTGCCGACCCTGCGCCATGCGTTCGATGAGCTCGTGGCCGCCGGGCTCGGCGATCGCGACATCGCCGTCACCCGCCGCTTCGTGGCATCCCGCGACACAGAAACGCATTGA
- the gndA gene encoding NADP-dependent phosphogluconate dehydrogenase, with the protein MPEASANIGVVGLAVMGSNLARNLASREGNTVAIFNRSYEKTQGVLDAHPEAGFIPAHTYQEFADSLQKPRTAIIMVKAGGPTDAVINSLVEVFEPGDIIVDGGNAYFPDTIRREKAVRETGINFVGAGISGGEEGALTGPSIMPGGSDESWVTLGPILTSIAAIAEGEACVTHVGHDGAGHFVKMVHNGIEYADMQLIAEAYDLIRRGTGKSPAEIADIFAEWNAGELESYLIEITAEVLRQVDAATGKPLVDVILDQAGAKGTGAWTVQTALSLGVPVSGIAEATFARSLSSHPEQRAVAGSLPGPDEEFTVTDHDAFIEDVRLALYASKIVAYSQGFDEIRAGAAEYDWNIDLGAISKIWRGGCIIRAQFLNRIADAYAAEPELPVLMTAPYFAEVFGRAQSAWRRVVVAAAEAGIPAPAFSSSLSYYDGIRADRLPAALVQGQRDFFGAHTYKRIDKPGTFHTQWSGDRTEIEAEDTH; encoded by the coding sequence GTGCCCGAAGCATCAGCGAACATCGGAGTCGTCGGACTCGCCGTCATGGGCTCGAATCTCGCCCGCAATCTCGCCAGTCGCGAGGGCAACACCGTCGCGATCTTCAACCGCAGCTATGAGAAGACCCAGGGTGTTCTCGACGCGCACCCCGAGGCCGGATTCATCCCTGCCCACACCTACCAGGAGTTCGCCGACTCGCTGCAGAAGCCGCGCACCGCGATCATCATGGTCAAGGCCGGCGGTCCGACGGACGCCGTGATCAATTCCCTCGTCGAGGTCTTCGAGCCCGGAGACATCATCGTCGACGGCGGCAACGCATACTTCCCGGACACCATCCGCCGCGAGAAGGCGGTCCGCGAGACGGGCATCAACTTCGTCGGCGCCGGCATCTCCGGCGGCGAAGAGGGTGCGCTCACCGGTCCGTCGATCATGCCAGGCGGCTCGGACGAGTCGTGGGTCACGCTCGGCCCGATCCTGACCTCGATCGCCGCGATCGCCGAGGGCGAAGCATGCGTGACGCATGTCGGCCACGACGGCGCCGGGCACTTCGTCAAGATGGTGCACAACGGCATCGAGTACGCCGACATGCAGCTCATCGCCGAGGCCTACGACCTCATCCGCCGCGGCACCGGCAAGTCGCCGGCCGAGATCGCCGACATCTTCGCCGAATGGAACGCGGGCGAGCTCGAGTCGTACCTCATCGAGATCACCGCCGAGGTGCTGCGTCAGGTCGACGCAGCAACGGGCAAGCCGCTCGTCGATGTCATCCTCGACCAGGCCGGCGCCAAGGGCACCGGCGCCTGGACGGTGCAGACGGCCCTGTCACTCGGCGTGCCGGTCTCCGGCATCGCCGAGGCCACGTTCGCCCGCTCGCTCTCCTCGCACCCGGAACAGCGCGCCGTCGCCGGCTCTCTTCCCGGCCCGGACGAAGAGTTCACCGTGACCGACCACGACGCCTTCATCGAGGACGTTCGCCTCGCGCTGTACGCCTCCAAGATCGTCGCCTACTCGCAGGGCTTCGACGAGATCCGCGCCGGCGCCGCCGAGTACGACTGGAACATCGACCTCGGTGCGATCTCCAAGATCTGGCGCGGCGGTTGCATCATCCGTGCCCAGTTCCTCAACCGCATCGCGGACGCCTACGCCGCTGAGCCGGAGCTTCCGGTGCTGATGACCGCCCCGTACTTCGCCGAGGTCTTCGGACGCGCCCAGTCCGCGTGGCGCCGCGTCGTCGTCGCGGCCGCCGAGGCCGGCATCCCCGCGCCCGCGTTCTCGTCGTCGCTGTCGTACTACGACGGCATCCGGGCAGACCGCCTGCCGGCCGCTCTGGTCCAGGGACAGCGCGACTTCTTCGGAGCGCACACCTACAAGCGCATCGACAAGCCGGGCACCTTCCACACGCAGTGGTCGGGCGACCGCACCGAGATCGAGGCGGAAGACACGCACTGA
- a CDS encoding MFS transporter produces MAMTDLRTTAKAPSDDPEYAANLRRATLASSIGSALEYFDFALYGLSTALIFNVLFFPQGDPAMATVLAFATFGVGFLARPFGGLFFGVLGDRLGRKWVLVATILLMGGASTAIGLLPTYEAIGIWAPALLVLLRLLQGFGAGAEQAGATVLMAEYAPVKRRGFFSALPFVGIQAGTLLAAVVFSLITLLPEDQLLSWGWRVPFLASFLLILIALFIRMRLRETPTFIELEKHEQIADRPIKEIFTHGLPGVIVGVGLRMAENGGSYMFQNLSLAFFVAVVGPTADKSLLTWGVTLGSLIGIFSVPFAGHLSDRFGRRTVYRFGAVFMLIYTFPAWWMLSLGNHALAIGVIAVGIGVAVNTMLGPQCAMLPEMFGNRHRYLGVAMAREISAVLAGGTAGVLGAYLIAVSGGNWVLLAIYMLVLAVITTASTFLVPETLRRDLTRIDDAIKVSRNEGGDDVFATTVTIKAVAP; encoded by the coding sequence ATGGCAATGACCGACTTGCGCACCACCGCGAAAGCCCCGTCCGATGACCCCGAGTACGCCGCGAATCTTCGCCGAGCCACACTTGCGTCGAGCATCGGCAGCGCGCTGGAGTATTTCGACTTCGCCCTGTACGGGCTGTCGACGGCGTTGATCTTCAACGTCCTGTTCTTCCCGCAGGGTGATCCCGCGATGGCGACGGTGCTGGCGTTCGCGACGTTCGGGGTCGGCTTCCTCGCCCGCCCGTTCGGTGGCCTCTTCTTCGGGGTGCTCGGCGACAGGCTCGGACGCAAGTGGGTGCTCGTCGCAACGATCCTGCTGATGGGCGGTGCTTCCACCGCGATCGGTCTGCTGCCGACCTATGAGGCGATCGGGATCTGGGCGCCTGCCCTCCTGGTCCTGCTGAGGCTGCTGCAGGGATTCGGAGCCGGTGCCGAACAGGCCGGCGCCACCGTGCTGATGGCCGAGTATGCGCCGGTCAAGCGCCGCGGCTTCTTCTCGGCGCTGCCGTTCGTCGGCATCCAGGCCGGAACCCTGCTCGCCGCCGTCGTCTTCAGCCTGATCACGCTCCTCCCCGAGGACCAGCTGCTCAGCTGGGGGTGGCGCGTGCCGTTCCTCGCGTCCTTCCTGCTGATCCTGATCGCACTGTTCATCCGGATGCGGTTGCGCGAGACCCCGACGTTCATCGAACTCGAGAAGCACGAGCAGATCGCCGATCGACCGATCAAGGAGATCTTCACGCACGGTCTTCCCGGCGTCATCGTCGGCGTCGGGCTGCGGATGGCCGAGAACGGCGGTTCGTACATGTTCCAGAACCTGAGCCTCGCGTTCTTCGTGGCCGTCGTCGGCCCCACCGCAGACAAGAGTCTCCTCACCTGGGGCGTCACGCTCGGTTCGCTCATCGGCATCTTCTCGGTGCCGTTCGCCGGTCACCTGTCCGATCGCTTCGGGCGGCGCACGGTCTACCGCTTCGGCGCCGTCTTCATGCTGATCTACACCTTCCCCGCATGGTGGATGCTCTCGCTCGGCAACCACGCGCTGGCGATCGGCGTCATCGCTGTCGGCATCGGCGTCGCGGTCAACACCATGCTCGGACCGCAGTGCGCGATGCTCCCCGAGATGTTCGGCAACCGCCACCGCTACCTCGGCGTCGCGATGGCGCGCGAGATCTCCGCGGTGCTCGCCGGTGGAACGGCCGGTGTCCTCGGCGCCTACCTGATCGCGGTCAGCGGCGGCAACTGGGTGCTGCTCGCGATCTACATGCTCGTCCTCGCCGTCATCACCACCGCATCCACGTTCCTGGTGCCGGAGACCCTGCGCCGTGACCTCACCCGCATCGACGACGCGATCAAGGTCTCGCGCAACGAGGGTGGCGACGATGTGTTCGCCACCACGGTCACCATCAAGGCTGTCGCACCGTGA
- a CDS encoding SMP-30/gluconolactonase/LRE family protein has protein sequence MPRSHLSRNVEIISDVRYVQAESPRWDGRDGSLAWIDMATGAFHRGRLENGMVIPGSAVSVGRQIGAPAPLAEPGAGWVVAVDRDIVHVSDEGVVSSLATDIAAPGHYMNDGGADPSGRFWVGSQSMPRAPHCALWSFGPDGVATERLSGVTVSNGLAFDHTGSTLYYIDTLPNRSIEAFDVAADGQLSGRRTICRVDGGNPDGMTIDLEGMLWVAVWDAAEVRRYSPSGVLVQTIELPAKRPTAVALVDRLLVITTASIGLPQPGEADGALLGVEVEIGGTPALPWGGSGR, from the coding sequence ATGCCGCGCTCACATCTCTCCAGAAACGTCGAGATCATCTCCGACGTTCGATACGTACAGGCCGAATCGCCCCGCTGGGACGGCCGTGACGGCAGCCTCGCCTGGATCGACATGGCGACGGGTGCGTTCCACCGCGGCCGCCTCGAGAACGGGATGGTCATTCCCGGGTCTGCCGTATCGGTCGGCCGTCAGATCGGTGCCCCGGCACCGCTCGCCGAGCCGGGGGCCGGCTGGGTGGTGGCGGTCGACCGCGACATCGTTCATGTCAGCGACGAGGGTGTCGTGTCGTCCCTTGCGACGGATATCGCCGCGCCAGGGCACTACATGAACGACGGCGGCGCCGATCCGTCCGGCCGCTTCTGGGTGGGGAGCCAGTCGATGCCGCGGGCACCGCACTGCGCGCTGTGGAGCTTCGGCCCGGATGGCGTGGCGACCGAGAGGCTCAGCGGGGTGACGGTCTCGAACGGACTCGCCTTCGATCACACCGGCTCGACCCTGTATTACATCGACACGCTTCCGAACCGCAGTATCGAAGCGTTCGATGTCGCGGCGGATGGTCAGCTCTCCGGCCGCCGGACGATCTGCCGCGTCGACGGAGGCAATCCCGACGGCATGACGATCGATCTCGAGGGCATGCTCTGGGTGGCCGTATGGGATGCCGCAGAGGTGCGTCGCTATTCACCGAGCGGTGTGCTGGTGCAGACGATCGAGCTTCCGGCGAAGAGGCCGACCGCTGTCGCTCTCGTCGATCGACTGCTCGTGATCACGACCGCAAGCATCGGACTGCCGCAGCCCGGCGAGGCGGATGGCGCGTTGCTCGGTGTCGAGGTCGAGATCGGCGGGACTCCGGCCCTGCCATGGGGCGGGTCGGGGCGATGA
- a CDS encoding fumarylacetoacetate hydrolase family protein — MPIEDPYAAYAAGRIPADDGEAVAGELLAPAVPVVVIGVAQNGPEHHSPVQAWLKSPRTVTPSGTAVSLRRDAGAAVAEGEIAVVIGKATLGLTAHNAHEYVLGVTAVNDLSSPDRAEWDPRNFESKSGDGYTPLGPWIDTDADIDDVALTLEIDGSIVAETGSRELPMAIRDCLAYIAAWSPLGPGDIVMTGAPHSQARVLPGQTVTVTVSGVTLVTPLV, encoded by the coding sequence GTGCCAATCGAGGATCCGTATGCCGCGTACGCCGCGGGGCGCATCCCGGCCGATGACGGGGAGGCGGTCGCGGGGGAGTTGCTCGCACCTGCCGTTCCCGTGGTCGTGATCGGCGTCGCGCAGAACGGGCCGGAGCACCACTCGCCCGTTCAGGCCTGGCTGAAGAGTCCGCGCACGGTGACACCGAGCGGAACGGCAGTGTCGTTGCGTCGGGACGCGGGCGCGGCTGTGGCCGAGGGTGAGATCGCCGTCGTCATCGGCAAGGCGACCCTCGGGTTGACGGCGCACAACGCGCATGAGTACGTCCTCGGTGTCACGGCCGTCAACGACCTGTCGAGCCCGGACCGCGCCGAATGGGATCCGCGCAACTTCGAGTCGAAGTCCGGCGACGGCTACACGCCGCTCGGTCCCTGGATCGATACGGACGCCGACATCGACGATGTCGCCCTCACCCTGGAGATCGACGGCTCGATCGTCGCCGAGACCGGCAGCCGTGAGCTGCCGATGGCGATCCGCGACTGCCTCGCGTACATCGCCGCCTGGTCGCCGCTCGGACCGGGAGACATCGTGATGACGGGGGCGCCGCACTCGCAGGCGCGGGTGCTGCCAGGACAGACGGTCACGGTGACGGTCTCGGGAGTCACCCTGGTCACACCCCTGGTGTGA
- a CDS encoding 50S ribosomal protein L25/general stress protein Ctc yields MSEDTKVHAELRENFGKGYARRLRAAGKIPAVIYGHGTEPVHVALPGHQVSLIIRRANAVLELEIDGKGDQLTLVKDVQKDPVHQIIEHIDLLVVKKGEKVAIDIPIIVVGESASGTIVNQDANTLSIEAEATHIPQNIEVSVEGLEEGAHITAADVVLPKGSTLLSDPDVLVVAISVPAAAEATDDEAAAEETTEAAAE; encoded by the coding sequence ATGTCTGAAGACACCAAGGTCCACGCCGAGCTTCGCGAGAACTTCGGCAAGGGCTACGCCCGCCGCCTCCGCGCTGCCGGCAAGATCCCCGCCGTCATCTACGGCCATGGCACCGAGCCGGTGCACGTCGCGCTGCCGGGCCACCAGGTCTCGCTCATCATCCGCCGCGCCAACGCCGTGCTCGAGCTCGAGATCGACGGCAAGGGCGACCAGCTCACCCTCGTCAAGGACGTCCAGAAGGACCCCGTGCACCAGATCATCGAGCACATCGACCTGCTCGTCGTGAAGAAGGGCGAGAAGGTCGCGATCGACATCCCGATCATCGTCGTCGGCGAGTCCGCTTCCGGCACGATCGTGAACCAGGACGCGAACACCCTGTCGATCGAGGCCGAGGCCACGCACATCCCGCAGAACATCGAGGTCTCCGTCGAGGGTCTCGAGGAGGGCGCGCACATCACGGCCGCTGACGTCGTGCTGCCCAAGGGCTCGACGCTGCTCTCCGACCCCGATGTGCTCGTCGTCGCGATCTCCGTCCCGGCCGCCGCTGAGGCGACCGACGACGAGGCCGCTGCGGAAGAGACCACCGAGGCCGCTGCCGAGTAA
- a CDS encoding IclR family transcriptional regulator, with product MASEDDPREARDPAPAVSRSIRLLGILAEADRPRTLTELAADLGLAKSSTANLCLALEAGGMVERTALGYRLGLRTAELGGAYAAQFNQIREFYSVCEKSPTLSAELVQVAVLDGADALYLARYEGSRSLRLGTPLGSRLPAALSATGRALLAAMSDAEVVALIGADAEFPALTERSTTTIEGLLEVLGTARRRGWALDAEESFRGIVGVAVPLDGWAPSDPPLALGVAIRAMDADYERIERVGQALRDAAAALTNPFSAAARR from the coding sequence GTGGCGAGCGAAGACGATCCGCGGGAGGCCCGTGACCCGGCGCCGGCCGTCAGCAGGAGCATCCGCCTGCTCGGAATCCTCGCGGAGGCCGACCGGCCCCGTACGCTGACGGAGCTCGCGGCCGATCTCGGACTCGCGAAGTCGTCGACAGCGAATCTGTGCCTCGCCCTCGAAGCGGGCGGGATGGTCGAGCGCACGGCGCTGGGCTACCGACTCGGGCTGCGCACCGCGGAGCTCGGCGGTGCCTACGCCGCGCAGTTCAATCAGATCCGCGAGTTCTACAGCGTGTGCGAGAAGTCGCCGACGCTGTCGGCCGAACTCGTCCAGGTAGCCGTTCTCGACGGAGCGGATGCGCTGTACCTCGCGCGTTACGAAGGCTCGAGATCACTCCGACTGGGTACCCCGCTCGGCTCGAGGCTGCCCGCGGCGCTTTCTGCGACGGGGCGGGCGCTGCTCGCGGCGATGTCGGATGCGGAAGTCGTCGCGTTGATCGGTGCGGATGCCGAGTTCCCGGCGCTCACCGAGCGCAGCACGACGACCATCGAGGGTCTTCTCGAGGTACTGGGGACCGCGCGTCGTCGCGGCTGGGCGCTGGATGCCGAGGAGTCGTTCCGCGGCATCGTCGGCGTCGCGGTGCCGCTCGACGGCTGGGCGCCGTCCGATCCGCCGCTGGCCCTCGGCGTCGCGATCCGCGCCATGGATGCCGACTACGAGCGGATCGAGCGCGTCGGTCAGGCGCTGCGCGACGCCGCCGCAGCCCTCACGAACCCGTTCAGCGCCGCCGCTCGCCGCTGA
- a CDS encoding bifunctional 4-hydroxy-2-oxoglutarate aldolase/2-dehydro-3-deoxy-phosphogluconate aldolase, which yields MSVVDNAGLRERVAASRLIAIIRGTDVDATVATALTLIDAGILTLEIALTLDDAEAAIAQVVQDAPVEALIGAGTVLDEADVDRAVSAGAQFMVTPTLTASVEYAVGQGIGVLPGVYTPTEIQRGMDLGAAAVKLFPASALGPGFIRAVRDPFPEARIIPVGGVTVDTISGYLAAGAFALGVGGPLVGDAATPGGDLSALAMRARAFVQAVQAS from the coding sequence ATGAGCGTCGTCGACAACGCAGGGCTGCGGGAGCGGGTCGCGGCGAGCCGACTCATCGCGATCATCCGAGGAACGGATGTCGATGCCACAGTGGCGACGGCACTGACCCTGATCGATGCCGGCATCCTCACTCTGGAGATCGCTCTCACCCTCGATGACGCCGAAGCGGCGATCGCTCAAGTCGTGCAGGACGCACCGGTGGAAGCTCTCATCGGCGCGGGTACCGTGCTCGACGAGGCCGATGTCGACCGTGCCGTGTCTGCCGGTGCGCAGTTCATGGTGACGCCGACGCTCACCGCCTCGGTCGAATACGCGGTCGGGCAGGGCATCGGTGTACTTCCCGGCGTCTACACGCCCACCGAGATCCAGCGGGGGATGGACCTGGGCGCGGCCGCAGTGAAGCTGTTTCCGGCGTCTGCGCTCGGTCCCGGCTTCATCCGCGCCGTCCGCGATCCCTTCCCGGAGGCCAGGATCATCCCCGTCGGCGGCGTCACCGTCGACACGATCAGCGGCTACCTCGCTGCCGGGGCGTTCGCTCTCGGTGTGGGCGGCCCGCTCGTCGGTGACGCGGCGACCCCGGGGGGAGACCTGAGTGCGCTCGCCATGCGGGCGCGGGCGTTCGTCCAGGCGGTCCAGGCCAGCTGA
- a CDS encoding SDR family NAD(P)-dependent oxidoreductase, with product MTGLPAGLGAFDLTGRTALITGSSRGIGRTLAEGLAAAGARVIVHGRDAAKAAAAAAEISAATGIDARSVVFDVTDAAAVDAGMLEVEQLIGTPDILVNNAGVQRRAPIAEFTDEDWDALVQTNLSGVFHLSRRVARGMIARGSGKIVQIGSVQSQLARPSIAAYSATKGAIVMFTKGLCADLAPQGIQANAIAPGYFATELTSALVADEQFSAWVRGRTPAGRWGDTRDLVGALVFLSSSAGDFVNGQTLYVDGGMTAVI from the coding sequence GTGACCGGCCTGCCGGCCGGCCTCGGCGCCTTCGATCTCACCGGGCGCACCGCACTGATCACCGGATCCAGTCGAGGAATCGGCCGGACGCTGGCCGAGGGCCTCGCCGCCGCCGGCGCGCGCGTGATCGTGCACGGGCGTGACGCCGCGAAGGCGGCAGCGGCCGCTGCCGAGATCTCGGCTGCAACCGGGATCGACGCTCGCAGTGTCGTCTTCGATGTGACGGATGCTGCCGCGGTGGACGCCGGGATGCTCGAGGTCGAACAGTTGATCGGCACCCCCGACATCCTCGTCAACAACGCCGGCGTGCAGCGGCGGGCTCCGATCGCGGAGTTCACGGATGAGGACTGGGATGCGCTCGTGCAGACCAACCTGTCCGGCGTCTTCCACCTCTCACGGCGCGTCGCACGCGGAATGATCGCGCGCGGCTCCGGCAAGATCGTGCAGATCGGGAGCGTGCAGTCGCAGCTCGCCCGCCCCTCGATTGCGGCCTACTCCGCGACCAAGGGCGCGATCGTGATGTTCACGAAGGGGCTGTGCGCTGACCTCGCCCCTCAGGGCATCCAGGCGAATGCGATCGCACCCGGCTACTTCGCCACCGAGCTCACCAGCGCGCTGGTCGCCGACGAGCAGTTCTCAGCCTGGGTGCGTGGGCGCACGCCCGCGGGCCGCTGGGGCGACACCCGCGATCTCGTCGGCGCGCTGGTGTTCCTGTCCAGCTCGGCCGGCGACTTCGTCAATGGCCAGACGCTCTACGTCGACGGCGGCATGACGGCGGTGATCTGA
- a CDS encoding alcohol dehydrogenase catalytic domain-containing protein, producing the protein MENLAVVAHAANDLRIEDVGAPMPAPHEAIVDIAFGGICGSDLHYWMHGAAGASVLRAPMTLGHEVSGVVSVPAADGSGPAEGTPVAVHPLTPQGDGHTPWPADRPNLAPASTYLGSAMHVPHTQGAFARRVAVPTRMLHAVPDGLDLRIAALAEPAAVAWHAVARAGHVRGRSVAVIGAGPIGQLVAAVAQRAGASSITVTDLHPQPRAIAEARGAVGIDARDAEAIAALHADVVVESSGTVPGLAAAISAAVRGGTVVLLGLQRAGEIAVPMATAITRELSLIGSFRFGTEFGEVIAALADGTLDVSGIISHVEPAHDALDAFALAADPSRSCKVLLDFGVEAEGADARDQSLR; encoded by the coding sequence GTGGAGAATCTCGCCGTCGTCGCGCATGCGGCGAATGACCTGCGCATCGAGGACGTCGGAGCCCCGATGCCGGCCCCCCACGAAGCGATCGTCGACATCGCCTTCGGCGGCATCTGCGGATCGGACCTGCACTACTGGATGCACGGAGCGGCCGGCGCCTCGGTGCTCCGCGCACCGATGACTCTCGGCCATGAGGTCTCCGGCGTCGTCTCGGTGCCGGCTGCCGATGGGAGCGGCCCTGCCGAGGGAACACCGGTCGCCGTGCATCCGCTCACGCCGCAGGGCGATGGTCACACGCCGTGGCCTGCCGACCGGCCGAACCTCGCCCCGGCATCCACGTACCTCGGCTCGGCGATGCACGTGCCGCATACCCAGGGGGCTTTCGCGCGTCGCGTCGCCGTTCCCACCCGGATGCTGCACGCCGTCCCCGATGGCCTCGATCTGCGCATCGCTGCCCTCGCCGAGCCGGCCGCCGTCGCCTGGCACGCGGTGGCGCGCGCAGGACACGTGCGCGGTCGCAGCGTCGCCGTGATCGGAGCAGGACCCATCGGGCAGCTCGTCGCCGCGGTGGCGCAGCGCGCCGGAGCCTCCTCCATCACGGTCACCGACCTGCACCCGCAGCCCCGCGCGATCGCGGAGGCCCGCGGGGCGGTCGGGATCGACGCCAGGGACGCCGAAGCCATCGCCGCGCTGCACGCCGACGTCGTCGTCGAGTCCAGCGGCACCGTGCCCGGCCTGGCCGCCGCCATCTCCGCTGCTGTGCGCGGCGGAACGGTCGTGCTGCTCGGGCTGCAGCGGGCAGGAGAGATCGCCGTGCCAATGGCGACGGCGATCACGCGAGAGCTCTCGCTGATCGGATCGTTCCGGTTCGGCACGGAGTTCGGCGAGGTGATCGCGGCGCTGGCCGACGGCACGCTCGACGTCTCGGGAATCATCAGCCACGTGGAGCCGGCGCATGATGCGCTCGATGCCTTCGCGTTGGCCGCTGATCCTTCGCGATCATGCAAGGTGCTCCTCGACTTCGGTGTCGAAGCCGAAGGGGCGGATGCCCGAGATCAGTCCTTGCGGTAG